The Leadbettera azotonutricia ZAS-9 genome has a window encoding:
- the arfB gene encoding alternative ribosome rescue aminoacyl-tRNA hydrolase ArfB: MHAAAETSFSRSGGPGGQNVNKVSTKVTLRLFLSDLLGLSEAELHHLRETLGSRLSGETNDELVIAASEERSQHTNLERAYARAEALIASSASLPKRRRPTKPSKAARERRLNSKHMRGHLKADRKPALDD, translated from the coding sequence ATACACGCCGCAGCCGAAACCAGCTTTTCCAGATCCGGCGGTCCCGGCGGGCAGAATGTCAACAAGGTCAGCACCAAGGTAACGCTGCGTCTTTTTTTAAGCGATCTCCTGGGCCTTTCCGAAGCAGAGCTGCACCACCTCCGGGAAACCCTGGGCTCCCGTCTCTCGGGCGAGACCAACGATGAACTCGTCATTGCCGCAAGCGAAGAGCGCTCCCAGCACACCAACCTTGAACGGGCCTATGCCCGCGCCGAGGCCCTTATCGCTTCGTCAGCCAGCCTCCCCAAGCGCCGGCGCCCCACCAAGCCCTCCAAAGCGGCCCGCGAAAGGCGACTCAACTCCAAGCATATGCGCGGCCACCTGAAGGCGGACAGGAAGCCTGCCCTGGACGATTGA
- a CDS encoding LysM peptidoglycan-binding domain-containing protein — MKKISVLCLVALTVFFALSCKTAPSSSSPKIEGDVTQEKVNTALEQIYDTYRTKLIFTDAQDYTVKSGDSLSQITRTYYGKLTGVGEAGPSNGFYFPVIMLASDSHIVDPDLIEPGMKLKVVDLQKNLANPVSRQAIKDCLNDVAYVYNKKGVTATEDGLKKLANSL; from the coding sequence ATGAAGAAAATTTCCGTCCTTTGTTTGGTTGCATTGACAGTCTTTTTTGCACTGTCCTGCAAAACCGCCCCGTCGTCGTCATCCCCAAAAATTGAAGGTGATGTAACCCAGGAAAAAGTGAATACCGCCCTGGAGCAGATCTATGACACCTATAGGACCAAGTTGATCTTTACAGATGCCCAGGATTACACCGTTAAATCGGGGGATTCCCTATCCCAGATTACCCGTACCTATTACGGCAAACTGACAGGCGTAGGGGAAGCCGGCCCCAGCAACGGGTTCTATTTCCCTGTTATCATGCTGGCTTCTGACAGCCACATCGTCGATCCTGACCTTATCGAACCCGGGATGAAGCTCAAGGTAGTGGATCTTCAAAAGAACCTGGCCAATCCTGTTTCCAGGCAAGCCATCAAAGATTGCCTCAACGATGTAGCCTATGTTTACAACAAGAAAGGCGTAACAGCAACAGAAGACGGCCTCAAGAAACTGGCAAATTCTCTTTAA
- the metK gene encoding methionine adenosyltransferase → MEERRYFFTSESVGEGHPDKLCDQVSDAILDACIGKDPQSRVACETFASTSLVLVGGEITTDTFVDFQTVVREVVKNIGYTDPAYGLDYQSMAVLDMIHSQSPDISQGVSGTGLDEYKGQQGAGDQGMMFGFACNETEEFMPLPITLAHKLLNKATELRKNKTLKWLRPDAKSQVTVEYEGHKPIRIDAVVVSHQHDPEIAYDELKAEIIGKIIKPILEPTGLLDVNTKYYINPTGRFVTGGPFGDTGLTGRKIIVDTYGGMGRHGGGAFSGKDPTKVDRSAAYMARYVAKNIVAAGLAERCEVELAYAIGVPFPVSVMADTFGTAKISEQHIEDAVKKIFDLTPAGIIKTLDLRRPIYQRTASYGHFGRSEFPWEKTDKAAELKNTVK, encoded by the coding sequence ATGGAAGAGCGGCGTTATTTTTTTACGTCTGAATCTGTAGGCGAAGGGCATCCTGACAAGCTCTGCGATCAGGTTTCCGACGCAATCCTGGATGCCTGCATTGGCAAGGATCCCCAAAGCCGCGTCGCGTGCGAGACCTTTGCCTCCACTTCCCTCGTGCTCGTGGGGGGGGAGATCACTACCGATACATTTGTGGATTTTCAGACTGTAGTGCGGGAGGTGGTCAAAAACATTGGCTACACCGACCCCGCCTACGGCCTTGACTACCAGTCGATGGCTGTTCTCGACATGATCCACAGCCAGTCCCCGGACATCAGCCAGGGGGTTTCGGGCACGGGCCTTGACGAATACAAAGGCCAGCAGGGCGCAGGGGATCAGGGCATGATGTTCGGTTTTGCCTGCAACGAAACTGAAGAGTTCATGCCCCTCCCAATTACCCTGGCTCACAAGCTCCTCAATAAAGCCACTGAACTCCGCAAGAACAAAACCCTCAAGTGGCTACGCCCCGATGCGAAGAGCCAGGTGACCGTCGAATATGAAGGCCACAAGCCGATTCGCATTGATGCGGTGGTGGTATCCCATCAGCATGACCCTGAAATCGCTTATGATGAATTAAAAGCCGAAATCATCGGGAAAATCATAAAGCCCATACTTGAACCCACAGGTCTGCTCGATGTAAACACCAAGTACTACATCAATCCCACAGGCCGTTTCGTGACAGGCGGCCCTTTTGGCGACACGGGCCTCACGGGCCGCAAGATTATCGTGGACACCTACGGCGGCATGGGTCGCCACGGCGGCGGTGCTTTTTCGGGCAAAGATCCCACCAAGGTTGACCGTTCAGCCGCGTATATGGCCCGCTATGTCGCCAAGAACATCGTTGCTGCGGGCCTGGCCGAACGCTGCGAAGTCGAGCTTGCCTATGCCATCGGCGTCCCCTTCCCGGTCTCGGTCATGGCGGACACCTTTGGCACTGCCAAAATCAGCGAGCAGCACATCGAAGACGCGGTAAAGAAAATCTTCGACCTTACCCCTGCGGGCATTATCAAGACCCTGGATCTCCGCCGCCCCATCTATCAGAGGACCGCCTCCTATGGGCACTTTGGTCGTTCCGAATTCCCCTGGGAAAAAACCGACAAGGCAGCGGAGCTCAAGAACACGGTGAAATAA
- a CDS encoding DUF1538 domain-containing protein, whose translation MNKVLKEKIMEAFSSVLPITAIVIIASIIFVPMSAGIIIMFIVGAALLIIGMGFFTLGADMAMMPMGEGIGAQLTKGQNMLLAVGISFLMGVIITIAEPDLMVLALQLAKSLNIWVLIITVGLGVGIFMAIAVLRVIIGVPLRFLLLFFYGITFALAFYMTKNGNTAFVPVSFDSGGVTTGPITVPFMLAMCVGVASLRGDKSAKNDSFGFVALCSIGPIISVMALGVVLQITNVPPNSLPEEEITAIAGYTDRDVFEAFLFEFPDTIKNVGTALGAILVFFFIFQLITRRFHRHQLVRILVGFVYTFIGLVVFLTGVDVGFIPVGSLFGSELGASPIKWVLIPLSMVIGYFIVAAEPAVHVLNKQVEEVSQGAITQKVMAKALAIGMALALGIAMVRILFNISILYILVPGYAFALLLTFFVPPIFTGIAFDSGGVCSGPMTSTFLLPFAIGACATAGHMDDAFGIVAMVAMTPLVVVQLLGLVFSFKQKKLAASQLEQKADTIGGVSEDEAGHITVFEEGPAYG comes from the coding sequence ATGAATAAAGTATTAAAAGAAAAAATCATGGAAGCCTTCTCATCGGTGCTGCCAATCACGGCGATTGTGATCATTGCAAGCATTATCTTTGTGCCCATGTCTGCGGGCATCATCATAATGTTCATAGTCGGCGCTGCATTGCTCATCATCGGTATGGGGTTCTTTACCCTTGGGGCTGATATGGCTATGATGCCTATGGGCGAAGGCATAGGAGCGCAGCTCACCAAAGGGCAGAATATGCTTCTGGCTGTGGGTATCAGCTTTTTGATGGGCGTTATCATCACCATTGCTGAACCGGACCTCATGGTGCTGGCATTGCAGCTTGCCAAATCACTTAACATCTGGGTACTGATTATCACGGTGGGCCTGGGTGTTGGCATATTCATGGCCATAGCGGTATTGCGTGTAATTATCGGCGTGCCCCTGCGCTTCCTCTTACTGTTTTTCTATGGAATCACCTTCGCGCTGGCCTTCTATATGACGAAGAATGGCAATACAGCCTTTGTCCCGGTGTCTTTTGATTCCGGCGGCGTAACGACAGGCCCGATTACTGTCCCGTTTATGCTGGCTATGTGCGTCGGCGTCGCGTCCCTCCGGGGCGACAAAAGCGCCAAAAACGACAGTTTCGGCTTTGTTGCTTTGTGCAGCATAGGCCCCATAATATCGGTGATGGCCCTCGGCGTGGTCCTGCAAATCACCAATGTGCCGCCGAACAGCCTTCCCGAAGAGGAGATTACCGCTATTGCGGGTTACACCGACCGCGATGTGTTTGAAGCCTTTCTCTTCGAATTTCCCGATACGATCAAAAATGTGGGTACTGCCCTTGGGGCAATTCTGGTATTCTTCTTCATATTCCAGCTGATTACCCGGCGTTTCCATAGGCACCAACTCGTCAGGATACTCGTAGGCTTTGTCTACACCTTCATAGGACTCGTGGTATTCCTCACCGGAGTGGATGTGGGCTTTATCCCTGTGGGAAGCCTCTTCGGCAGCGAACTTGGCGCATCCCCCATCAAGTGGGTGCTGATCCCCCTCAGCATGGTCATAGGCTACTTCATTGTGGCTGCGGAGCCTGCGGTGCATGTTTTGAACAAGCAGGTTGAGGAGGTTTCGCAGGGCGCTATCACCCAAAAAGTCATGGCCAAGGCCCTCGCTATTGGCATGGCTCTTGCCTTGGGCATAGCCATGGTGCGCATCCTTTTCAATATCAGCATTCTATACATTCTCGTCCCAGGCTATGCATTCGCCTTGCTGCTTACCTTCTTTGTCCCGCCGATTTTTACTGGTATAGCTTTTGACTCGGGCGGCGTATGTTCGGGCCCCATGACCAGCACCTTCCTGCTGCCCTTTGCCATAGGCGCCTGCGCGACGGCCGGGCACATGGATGATGCCTTCGGCATTGTGGCCATGGTAGCCATGACCCCCCTGGTAGTAGTCCAGCTTTTGGGCCTGGTATTTAGCTTCAAGCAGAAGAAGCTTGCCGCGTCCCAGCTGGAACAGAAGGCCGATACTATTGGCGGCGTAAGCGAGGACGAAGCAGGGCACATCACGGTATTCGAGGAGGGGCCCGCTTATGGCTAA
- a CDS encoding MGMT family protein — MTESTRRIIEAIRAVPAGKVSCYRDVGIAAGLRNGARQVVRILHSMSESQHLPWQRIIRADGFIALESCAGREEQTALLRSEGVAVSKAGKVDMEKFGVKPA; from the coding sequence TATCGAAGCCATACGCGCGGTTCCTGCGGGGAAGGTCTCCTGCTACCGCGATGTGGGCATTGCGGCCGGCCTCCGGAACGGGGCCCGCCAGGTTGTCCGCATCCTCCACTCCATGTCCGAAAGCCAGCATCTGCCCTGGCAGCGCATTATCAGGGCCGATGGGTTCATTGCCCTGGAGAGCTGCGCCGGGAGGGAAGAGCAGACGGCCCTGCTTCGTTCCGAGGGGGTTGCGGTGTCAAAGGCAGGCAAGGTCGATATGGAAAAATTCGGGGTGAAACCTGCTTAA